A single region of the Plantactinospora soyae genome encodes:
- a CDS encoding Uma2 family endonuclease: MTAALLAQEGPWTDAEYLALGETGCRVELFDGSLHLTHAPTPRHQYISRRLATTLDPGADAAGLHVLEAVNVRLHSGRIPIPDLVVTGDIDFDELVIDGAVVRLVCEITSPSNAATDQVLKMHYYATARIPWYLLVEQESGTLRLYRLDGSHYVEHAVAKVGDTLRFTEPVAVEIRPESLLPGR, from the coding sequence GTGACCGCAGCGCTGCTCGCCCAGGAGGGACCCTGGACCGACGCGGAATACCTCGCCCTCGGCGAGACCGGATGTCGCGTCGAACTCTTCGACGGCAGCCTGCACCTGACCCATGCCCCGACCCCTCGGCACCAGTACATCTCGCGCCGGCTGGCCACGACGCTGGATCCGGGGGCGGACGCTGCCGGGCTGCACGTGCTCGAAGCGGTCAACGTGCGGCTGCACTCCGGGCGGATACCGATTCCCGACCTGGTCGTCACCGGCGACATCGACTTCGACGAACTCGTCATCGACGGTGCGGTGGTCCGGCTGGTCTGCGAGATCACCTCGCCGAGCAACGCCGCGACCGACCAGGTGCTCAAGATGCACTACTACGCCACGGCCCGGATCCCGTGGTACCTGCTGGTCGAGCAGGAGAGTGGCACGCTGCGGCTGTATCGCCTCGACGGCTCCCACTACGTCGAACACGCGGTGGCCAAGGTCGGTGACACGCTACGGTTCACCGAGCCGGTGGCGGTGGAAATCCGGCCGGAGAGCCTGCTACCCGGGCGCTGA
- a CDS encoding helix-turn-helix domain-containing protein, giving the protein MTAPNSALRAVRLGMRMSQDDFARALQEAGRRAGHPNDANKRLVQRWESGSIAAPRPVYARALEVVTGLPVESLGFTNAPYASVSADGQGGHDLVPPTGAPAVPAGAPASQSSMHRNYSGVWQSRYEYFSSGRDAAFVGQHYVVVLQHGDRLTVRSLPDTANGSLAIDLTIDGSVITGTWIEQTDPSGYYRGGRYHGAIQMLVEPTGRRMIGKWVGFGKDMDINTGPWELVFRDASTNKATLDRYNRVPD; this is encoded by the coding sequence ATGACCGCGCCGAACAGTGCCCTTCGGGCTGTCCGACTGGGAATGCGGATGAGCCAGGACGACTTCGCCCGCGCTCTTCAGGAGGCCGGCCGTCGAGCCGGTCACCCCAACGACGCCAACAAACGGCTCGTACAGCGTTGGGAATCAGGCTCTATCGCTGCCCCCCGGCCCGTCTACGCTCGCGCGCTGGAGGTGGTCACCGGGCTACCCGTCGAGTCCCTGGGATTCACCAACGCGCCGTACGCCAGCGTGTCGGCAGATGGTCAGGGCGGACATGATCTCGTCCCGCCGACCGGAGCGCCAGCGGTCCCCGCTGGTGCTCCGGCATCGCAGAGCAGCATGCACCGCAACTATTCAGGGGTGTGGCAGAGCCGGTACGAGTACTTCTCCAGCGGACGGGACGCAGCATTCGTGGGCCAGCACTACGTGGTGGTGTTGCAGCACGGCGACCGGCTGACGGTACGCAGTTTGCCCGACACGGCCAATGGGTCACTCGCCATCGATCTGACCATCGACGGCAGCGTCATTACCGGTACCTGGATAGAGCAGACCGACCCGAGCGGCTACTACCGTGGCGGCCGGTACCACGGGGCGATCCAGATGCTCGTCGAGCCGACCGGACGACGAATGATCGGAAAGTGGGTGGGGTTCGGCAAGGACATGGACATCAACACCGGGCCCTGGGAGTTGGTTTTCCGAGACGCCTCGACCAACAAGGCCACCCTGGACCGGTACAACCGGGTGCCGGACTGA
- a CDS encoding ABC transporter ATP-binding protein, which yields METASTASATSTADPYLRVQDLRVRFRTEDGVVRAVDGVSFAVERGRTLGIVGESGSGKSVTSLAVLGLHDPRRTEITGEIQVGGREIVGLADSECRKLRGRDMAMVFQDPLSALHPYYPVGRQIAEAYQVHHRGVGRRAARRRAIEMLDRVGIPQPARRVDEYPHEFSGGMRQRVMIAMALVNDPDLLVADEPTTALDVTVQAQILDLLADLQTEFNSAIVLITHDLGVVSQVADDVLVMYAGRAVEHGSVEQVLRRPQHPYTWGLLSSVPSLHGDADADLLPIAGNPPSLINLPSGCAFHPRCRYAAENGDRSKTEVPELRPVSETGHLVACHLSEAERQRRYAEEIASVGVAR from the coding sequence GTGGAAACGGCATCGACCGCGTCCGCGACCTCGACGGCCGACCCGTACCTGCGGGTTCAGGACCTGCGGGTGCGCTTCCGGACCGAGGACGGCGTGGTCCGGGCGGTCGACGGGGTCTCGTTCGCCGTCGAGCGGGGGCGCACCCTCGGCATCGTCGGCGAGTCGGGCTCGGGAAAGAGCGTCACCAGCCTGGCCGTGCTCGGCCTGCACGACCCTCGGCGTACGGAGATCACCGGCGAGATCCAGGTCGGCGGGCGGGAGATCGTCGGGCTCGCCGACTCCGAGTGCCGCAAACTGCGCGGCCGGGACATGGCGATGGTCTTCCAGGATCCACTCTCCGCGCTGCATCCCTACTATCCGGTGGGGCGGCAGATCGCCGAGGCGTACCAGGTGCACCACCGGGGCGTCGGTCGGCGCGCGGCGCGGCGCCGGGCGATCGAGATGCTGGACCGGGTCGGCATCCCGCAGCCGGCGCGACGGGTCGACGAGTACCCGCACGAGTTCTCCGGCGGCATGCGGCAGCGGGTGATGATCGCCATGGCGCTGGTCAACGACCCCGACCTGCTGGTCGCGGACGAGCCGACGACCGCGCTGGACGTCACCGTGCAGGCGCAGATCCTCGACCTGCTGGCAGACCTGCAGACCGAGTTCAACTCGGCGATCGTCCTGATCACGCACGATCTCGGTGTGGTCAGCCAGGTCGCCGACGACGTACTGGTGATGTACGCCGGGCGGGCCGTCGAGCACGGCAGCGTCGAGCAGGTGCTGCGCCGGCCGCAGCATCCGTACACCTGGGGGTTGCTCTCCAGTGTGCCGTCGCTGCACGGCGACGCGGACGCGGACCTGTTGCCGATCGCCGGCAACCCGCCGAGCCTGATCAATCTTCCGTCCGGGTGCGCGTTCCACCCCCGGTGCCGGTACGCCGCCGAGAACGGCGACCGCTCGAAGACCGAGGTGCCCGAGCTCCGGCCGGTGAGCGAGACCGGTCACCTGGTCGCCTGTCATCTGTCCGAGGCCGAACGCCAGCGGCGGTACGCCGAGGAGATCGCCTCGGTGGGAGTTGCCCGATGA
- a CDS encoding ABC transporter ATP-binding protein, which translates to MTVEVSETAPRPAEPSRPSGDPLLAVTGLTKHFPVRGGFRQRGLVRAVDGLDFEVRAGETLGLVGESGCGKTTTGRLLVRLLEPTDGRIVFEGRDISHASRARLRPLRQDLQIIFQDPYASLNPRHTVGRIVAMPLQVNGISPPGGVRQRVRELLELVGLNPEHYNRYPHEFSGGQRQRIGIARALALRPKLIVADEPVSALDVSIQAQVVNLLRDLQRELGLAFVFIAHDLAVVRHFSQRIAVMYLGKIVEIGDRAEIYERPRHPYTRALLSAVPDVTKLGPAGRIRLVGDVPTPLDPPSGCRFRTRCWKAQDVCAAEEPPLTARLTGTGSVACHFPEEGDLGAESVGERAE; encoded by the coding sequence ATGACGGTGGAAGTGTCGGAAACCGCGCCGCGCCCGGCGGAACCGTCCCGCCCGTCCGGTGATCCACTGCTGGCGGTGACCGGGCTGACCAAGCACTTCCCGGTGCGCGGCGGCTTCCGCCAGCGTGGTCTGGTGCGGGCGGTGGACGGGCTGGACTTCGAGGTCCGGGCGGGGGAGACGCTGGGGCTGGTCGGCGAGTCGGGTTGTGGCAAGACCACCACCGGGCGGCTGCTGGTACGGCTGCTGGAGCCGACCGACGGCCGGATCGTCTTCGAGGGGCGGGACATCAGCCACGCCAGCCGTGCGCGACTGCGACCCCTGCGCCAGGACCTGCAGATCATCTTCCAGGACCCGTACGCCTCGTTGAACCCCCGGCACACCGTCGGCCGGATCGTGGCGATGCCGTTGCAGGTGAACGGGATCTCCCCACCCGGCGGGGTGCGGCAACGGGTACGGGAGCTGCTGGAGCTGGTCGGGCTCAATCCCGAGCACTACAACCGCTACCCGCACGAGTTCTCCGGTGGCCAGCGGCAGCGGATCGGAATCGCCCGTGCCCTGGCGCTGCGCCCGAAACTGATCGTGGCCGACGAGCCGGTCTCGGCGCTCGACGTCTCGATCCAGGCGCAGGTCGTCAACCTGCTCCGCGACCTGCAACGGGAGCTGGGGCTGGCGTTCGTGTTCATCGCGCACGATCTCGCCGTGGTCCGGCACTTCTCGCAACGCATCGCGGTGATGTACCTCGGGAAGATCGTCGAGATCGGGGACCGGGCGGAGATCTACGAACGGCCGCGTCATCCGTACACCCGGGCGTTGCTGTCGGCCGTACCGGACGTCACGAAGCTGGGGCCTGCCGGCCGGATCCGGCTCGTCGGCGACGTACCCACGCCGCTGGATCCGCCGTCCGGCTGCCGGTTCCGGACCCGCTGCTGGAAGGCGCAGGACGTCTGCGCCGCCGAGGAGCCGCCGCTCACCGCGCGGCTGACCGGGACGGGGTCGGTGGCCTGTCACTTCCCGGAGGAGGGCGACCTCGGTGCGGAGAGCGTGGGCGAGCGTGCGGAGTGA
- a CDS encoding ABC transporter permease, with protein MSEQQVAAPIGATAAAVGSGPAAGGVPGTGAKEFVGRSPGQLAWLRLRRDKVALVSGGVLIFFILLAAAAPLVARLYGKGPQERFPERLDRNGFPLGYAGVSGEHWFGIQPGIGRDIFIQVVYGLRTSLMIAFVAAVLTIALGVVVGIVAGYVGGWVDAVISWVIDLALAFPFYIFCFALVPLAVNQFYGPRDEVSPWFRPSLLVLIFVLFNWTISARLVRGQVLSLREREFIEAARASGAGLGHILFRQLLPNLWAPILVTFSLNVPALITAEAALSFLGIGVLEPTPDLGRLINDSVRYLRDVPSFTIVGGTTLFLLVLAFNLFGDSLRDALDPKSSR; from the coding sequence GTGAGTGAGCAACAGGTGGCGGCGCCGATCGGGGCCACCGCGGCGGCGGTCGGCAGTGGACCCGCGGCCGGCGGCGTCCCCGGAACCGGGGCGAAGGAGTTCGTCGGTCGTTCGCCGGGACAGCTCGCCTGGCTGCGGCTGCGTCGAGACAAGGTGGCCCTGGTCAGCGGCGGGGTGCTGATCTTCTTCATCCTGTTGGCGGCGGCGGCTCCGCTGGTGGCGCGGCTGTACGGCAAGGGTCCGCAGGAGCGGTTCCCGGAGCGGCTGGACCGCAACGGCTTCCCGCTCGGCTACGCGGGTGTCTCCGGCGAGCACTGGTTCGGCATCCAGCCGGGCATCGGCCGGGACATCTTCATCCAGGTCGTCTACGGGCTGCGTACGTCGTTGATGATCGCGTTCGTCGCGGCCGTCCTGACCATCGCCCTCGGCGTCGTGGTCGGCATCGTGGCCGGGTACGTCGGCGGCTGGGTCGACGCCGTGATCAGTTGGGTGATCGACCTGGCGCTGGCCTTCCCGTTCTACATCTTCTGCTTCGCGCTGGTACCGCTGGCCGTGAACCAGTTCTACGGGCCGCGTGACGAGGTGTCGCCCTGGTTCCGCCCGTCGCTACTGGTGCTGATCTTCGTCCTGTTCAACTGGACCATTTCGGCGCGGCTGGTCCGGGGGCAGGTGCTCTCGCTGCGGGAACGGGAGTTCATCGAGGCGGCCCGTGCCTCCGGCGCCGGCCTGGGACACATCCTGTTCCGGCAGCTCCTGCCCAATCTCTGGGCGCCGATCCTGGTGACCTTCTCGCTGAACGTACCGGCGCTGATCACGGCGGAGGCGGCGCTGTCGTTCCTCGGTATCGGGGTGCTGGAGCCGACCCCGGATCTCGGTCGGCTGATCAACGACAGCGTGCGGTACCTGCGGGACGTACCCAGTTTCACCATCGTGGGCGGGACCACGCTCTTCCTGCTGGTGCTGGCGTTCAACCTCTTCGGCGACTCGCTGCGCGACGCGCTCGATCCGAAGTCGAGCAGGTAG
- a CDS encoding ABC transporter permease: MLRFLVKKTLLALSTLVAVSIITFGMFFAVPNNPAELMCGDSKNVCSPERLEMIERRMGLDRPIVTQYGDFMRGIFVGRTIGSGEAARDCPAPCLGFSFRNDEPVSGIVGRTLPVTLSIVFGAAVVWLVLGLSIGMVSALRRGTVFDKVAVGTSLVGASMPILLFGPLLLIGLVYETGLLSYPRYTPLTENPLAWASAMILPWFALGFLNSATYARLARAQMLETLSEDFVRTARAKGLSKIKVYGRHALRAAITPIITIAGLDLGAYLGGTVITETVFGFTGLGRTALNAALNLDMPIVMATVLLAAVFVVAANVLVDLLYAVVDPRVRLG, translated from the coding sequence GTGCTGCGGTTCCTGGTCAAGAAGACGCTGCTCGCGCTCAGCACGCTGGTCGCGGTCAGCATCATCACCTTCGGGATGTTCTTCGCGGTGCCGAACAACCCGGCCGAGCTGATGTGCGGGGACAGCAAGAACGTCTGTAGCCCGGAGCGGCTCGAGATGATCGAGCGCCGGATGGGGCTGGACCGGCCGATCGTCACCCAGTACGGCGACTTCATGCGGGGCATCTTCGTCGGCCGGACCATCGGCAGCGGCGAGGCGGCCCGGGACTGTCCGGCGCCGTGCCTGGGCTTCTCGTTCCGCAACGACGAGCCGGTCAGCGGGATCGTCGGGCGTACCCTGCCGGTGACCCTGAGCATCGTCTTCGGCGCGGCCGTCGTCTGGCTGGTGCTGGGCCTGTCCATCGGGATGGTCTCGGCGCTGCGCCGCGGCACCGTCTTCGACAAGGTCGCGGTCGGCACCTCGCTGGTCGGCGCCTCGATGCCGATCCTGCTCTTCGGGCCGCTGCTGCTGATCGGTCTGGTCTACGAGACCGGCCTGTTGAGCTATCCGCGCTACACCCCGCTCACCGAGAATCCGTTGGCCTGGGCGTCGGCGATGATCCTGCCCTGGTTCGCGCTGGGCTTCCTCAACTCGGCGACCTACGCCCGGCTGGCGCGGGCGCAGATGCTGGAGACGCTCTCCGAGGACTTCGTCCGGACCGCGCGGGCCAAGGGCCTATCCAAGATCAAGGTGTACGGCCGACACGCGCTCCGGGCCGCCATCACCCCGATCATCACGATCGCGGGGTTGGACCTGGGCGCCTACCTGGGCGGCACGGTGATCACCGAGACGGTCTTCGGGTTCACCGGGCTCGGCCGGACGGCGTTGAACGCGGCGCTGAACCTGGACATGCCGATCGTGATGGCGACGGTGCTGCTCGCGGCGGTCTTCGTCGTCGCGGCCAACGTCCTGGTGGACCTGCTGTACGCGGTGGTCGACCCCCGGGTCCGGCTCGGATGA